The proteins below come from a single Sphingomonas hankookensis genomic window:
- a CDS encoding TerC family protein produces the protein MNELWNHIVADFANIGSPSALAAFGQVVLIDVMLAADNAIVVGALAAGLPPAMRRKVILIGVGAALVLRVAFALVVTQLLQVTGLVFAGGLLLVWVAWKMWRELKDDGHDTTEETALKAAAPRSFASAAWAVAIADVSMSLDNVLAVAGAARDHPGILAIGLILSVALMGVAANVLARVIERYRWVAYIGLVVIVWVACKMIYEGLVDPSRGILTLFG, from the coding sequence ATGAACGAGCTCTGGAACCATATCGTCGCCGATTTCGCCAATATAGGCAGCCCCTCGGCGCTGGCCGCCTTCGGGCAGGTCGTGCTGATCGACGTGATGCTGGCCGCCGACAATGCTATCGTCGTCGGTGCGCTGGCCGCCGGGCTGCCGCCGGCGATGCGGCGCAAGGTGATCCTGATCGGCGTCGGCGCGGCGCTGGTCCTGCGCGTCGCCTTCGCGCTGGTCGTGACCCAGCTGTTGCAGGTGACCGGCCTCGTCTTTGCCGGCGGGCTGCTGCTGGTGTGGGTCGCGTGGAAGATGTGGCGCGAGCTGAAGGACGACGGCCACGACACGACCGAGGAGACGGCGCTGAAGGCCGCCGCCCCGCGCAGCTTCGCCAGCGCCGCCTGGGCCGTCGCGATCGCCGACGTGTCGATGAGCCTCGACAACGTCCTCGCCGTGGCGGGTGCGGCGCGCGACCATCCGGGCATCCTCGCCATCGGCCTGATCCTGTCGGTCGCGCTGATGGGCGTCGCCGCCAACGTGCTGGCCCGCGTGATCGAGCGTTATCGCTGGGTCGCCTATATCGGCCTTGTCGTCATCGTCTGGGTCGCGTGCAAGATGATCTACGAAGGGCTGGTCGATCCGTCGCGCGGCATCCTGACGCTGTTCGGCTGA
- a CDS encoding M28 family metallopeptidase, giving the protein MLKRLILPALLLSTAAHAQTAPIFDTKRISRDIQTLSSDAFEGRGPATPAEAKVIAYIAEQMKAAGLQPAGDKGSWYQDVPLLKSDIVGTPLLSITSAGTKRTLSQGNEIAVRAALTGQPSVAIAHAPLVFVGYGVKAPERNWDDFKGVDLKGKIMVVLINDPDFEGGEGDFGGKAMTYYGRWTYKYEEAARQGAAGILIVHESAPASYGWATVKNSNTNTMFDIVRKDPKASHVPMEGWIQRDLAVQLFKQSGLDFEAAKAAARKADFRPVPLKATLDARYSVKPEVITSYNVAGVLPGTTHPQETVVYSAHWDHLGIGQPDAKGDRIYNGALDNASGIAAMLELARAYGAGPKPDRSVLFLAVTAEEKGLLGTEYYAANPLRPLATTAGVINMDGPFAPSASRDFSISGSAKLDLLTMLTEVAGTQGRRYSPDPKPEAGSFYRSDHFPFAKRGVPALSYSGGRDLVVGGTARAKELADAYTRDKYHQPADEYDPNWDTGSVQSDLTILYTLGRRLADGRDWPNWSSDSEFRAARDRTTAARGK; this is encoded by the coding sequence GTGCTCAAGCGTCTGATCCTGCCTGCCTTGTTGCTGTCCACCGCCGCCCATGCGCAGACCGCGCCGATCTTCGACACGAAGCGCATCTCGCGCGATATCCAGACGCTCTCCAGCGATGCGTTCGAGGGGCGCGGACCGGCGACCCCGGCCGAGGCGAAGGTCATCGCCTATATCGCCGAACAGATGAAGGCCGCCGGGCTGCAACCCGCCGGCGACAAGGGCAGCTGGTATCAGGACGTGCCGCTGCTCAAATCCGATATCGTCGGCACGCCGCTGCTGTCGATCACGTCGGCAGGCACGAAGCGGACGCTGAGCCAGGGCAACGAGATCGCGGTGCGCGCCGCGCTGACCGGCCAGCCATCGGTCGCCATCGCCCATGCGCCGCTCGTCTTCGTCGGGTACGGCGTGAAGGCGCCCGAGCGGAACTGGGACGACTTCAAGGGCGTCGACCTGAAGGGCAAGATCATGGTCGTGCTGATCAACGACCCCGATTTCGAAGGCGGCGAGGGCGATTTCGGCGGCAAGGCGATGACCTATTATGGCCGCTGGACCTACAAGTATGAGGAAGCCGCGCGGCAGGGCGCGGCGGGCATCCTGATCGTCCATGAAAGCGCGCCGGCCTCCTATGGCTGGGCGACGGTCAAGAATTCGAACACCAACACGATGTTCGACATCGTGCGGAAAGACCCCAAGGCGTCGCACGTGCCGATGGAGGGCTGGATCCAGCGCGATCTCGCCGTGCAGCTGTTCAAACAGTCGGGGCTGGATTTCGAAGCGGCCAAGGCGGCGGCGCGCAAGGCGGATTTCCGGCCCGTGCCGCTGAAAGCCACACTCGACGCGCGCTATAGCGTGAAGCCGGAGGTCATCACCTCGTACAATGTCGCGGGCGTACTGCCCGGCACGACGCATCCGCAAGAGACGGTGGTCTATTCGGCGCATTGGGACCATCTCGGCATCGGACAGCCCGATGCGAAGGGCGACCGCATCTATAACGGCGCGCTCGACAACGCGTCGGGCATCGCCGCGATGCTCGAACTGGCGCGTGCCTATGGCGCGGGGCCGAAGCCGGATCGTTCGGTCCTGTTCCTGGCCGTGACGGCGGAGGAAAAGGGGCTGCTCGGCACCGAATATTATGCCGCCAACCCGCTGCGTCCGCTGGCGACGACCGCCGGGGTCATCAACATGGACGGACCGTTCGCACCGTCCGCCTCGCGCGATTTCAGCATTTCGGGGTCGGCGAAGCTCGACCTGCTGACCATGCTGACCGAAGTGGCGGGCACGCAGGGCCGCCGCTATTCGCCCGATCCCAAGCCGGAGGCGGGCAGCTTCTACCGCTCCGACCATTTCCCCTTCGCCAAGCGCGGCGTGCCGGCACTGTCCTATAGCGGCGGGCGCGACCTGGTGGTCGGCGGCACGGCGCGCGCGAAGGAACTGGCCGATGCCTATACCCGCGACAAATATCATCAGCCGGCCGACGAATATGATCCCAACTGGGATACCGGCAGCGTGCAGAGCGACCTGACGATCCTCTACACGCTCGGCCGCCGCCTGGCGGACGGGCGCGACTGGCCGAACTGGTCGAGCGACAGCGAATTCCGCGCGGCCCGCGACCGGACGACGGCGGCGCGGGGGAAGTAA
- a CDS encoding ABC transporter permease, with product MMHHILLVAGREFRQIAATRSFWVTLLILPLAFAIGPIASRFLDKSDTQRVMLIDRSGGATAQAIASRIELDEQRRVLTQLSRFVESNRLEAADPSAPWARHDRWYSDADVARFVAAGGAKAALARIRATDPKAPDFDAPDPAYSIVPAPASVAAAPPERIGEALEPLLRPAAGSKARPIDYAIYIPADFGRSPDVRLWANGAPSSAFVTMVQALLGQELKVRYLQANGVAAPVAAASTQIAPNIAVVVPPRGSGRERVLIRSILPLACAYILLMSLVLSGSWMLQGSVEERSNKLIETVLACVSPNELMYGKLIGTVGIGLSMVATWAVCGIVAAFATHGAIAEMIRPALEPVSSFGAIATILYFFVAGYLIVAMIFLVIGAVSDSMRDAQGYLTPVLLVVMIPVTLLVQAVLRGASGPLVELLTWIPIWTPFAVLARLGSGMPLWQIWATGALTAAFIVVEVVLLGRIFRASLLASGGRPNFGALLGLMRRAA from the coding sequence ATGATGCACCATATCCTGCTGGTCGCGGGGCGCGAGTTCCGCCAGATCGCCGCCACGCGCAGCTTCTGGGTCACGCTGCTGATCCTACCGCTGGCCTTTGCGATCGGGCCGATCGCGTCGCGTTTCCTCGACAAGTCCGACACGCAGCGCGTGATGCTGATCGACCGCAGCGGCGGTGCGACGGCGCAGGCGATCGCATCGCGCATCGAGCTGGACGAACAGCGCCGCGTGCTGACGCAACTGTCGCGCTTCGTCGAAAGCAACAGGCTGGAGGCGGCCGATCCCTCGGCGCCATGGGCGCGGCATGATCGCTGGTACAGCGATGCCGATGTTGCCCGCTTCGTCGCCGCGGGGGGAGCGAAGGCGGCGCTGGCCAGGATCAGGGCGACCGACCCCAAGGCCCCCGATTTCGACGCGCCCGACCCGGCGTACAGCATCGTGCCCGCACCCGCATCGGTCGCCGCCGCCCCGCCCGAGCGGATCGGCGAGGCGCTCGAACCGCTGCTGCGCCCGGCGGCGGGCAGCAAGGCCAGGCCGATCGACTATGCGATCTACATCCCCGCCGATTTCGGCCGCTCGCCCGACGTCAGGCTGTGGGCCAATGGCGCGCCGTCGAGCGCGTTCGTGACAATGGTGCAGGCGTTGCTGGGGCAGGAGCTGAAGGTCCGCTATCTGCAGGCCAATGGCGTCGCCGCGCCGGTCGCCGCTGCCTCGACCCAGATCGCGCCCAATATCGCGGTCGTCGTGCCGCCGCGCGGCAGCGGGCGCGAACGGGTGCTGATCCGATCGATCCTGCCGCTCGCCTGCGCCTATATCCTGCTGATGTCGCTGGTGCTCTCGGGCAGCTGGATGTTGCAGGGGTCGGTCGAGGAACGCAGCAACAAGCTGATCGAGACGGTGCTGGCCTGCGTTAGCCCGAACGAGCTGATGTACGGCAAGCTGATCGGCACGGTCGGCATCGGGCTGTCGATGGTCGCGACCTGGGCGGTGTGCGGGATCGTCGCCGCCTTCGCCACGCACGGCGCGATTGCCGAGATGATCCGCCCGGCGCTCGAACCAGTATCGTCGTTCGGGGCGATCGCGACGATCCTGTATTTCTTCGTCGCGGGATATCTGATCGTCGCGATGATCTTCCTGGTGATCGGGGCGGTGTCGGATTCGATGCGCGATGCGCAGGGCTATCTGACGCCGGTGCTGCTGGTCGTCATGATCCCGGTCACGCTGCTGGTGCAGGCGGTGCTGCGCGGGGCGAGCGGGCCGCTGGTCGAGCTGCTGACGTGGATCCCGATCTGGACGCCGTTCGCGGTGCTGGCGCGGCTCGGCAGCGGCATGCCGTTGTGGCAGATCTGGGCGACCGGCGCGCTGACCGCGGCGTTCATCGTGGTGGAGGTGGTGCTGCTGGGCCGCATCTTCCGCGCGAGCCTGCTGGCGAGCGGCGGGCGGCCGAATTTTGGCGCGCTGCTGGGGCTGATGCGGCGGGCGGCCTAA
- a CDS encoding ABC transporter ATP-binding protein, which translates to MQHALRLDGVVKRFGAMTAVDHLSFAVAPGEVFGFLGGNGAGKTTSLRMVLDIIRPDAGSIEVLGKPPGRESSRHLGFLPEERGLYRSMTALETVVYFGRLKGMTAGDARAKGRELLDRFGLGANLKTGVDKLSKGMAQKVQLATAVINAPRLLILDEPFSGLDPVNQGLLEDEILNAAKGGAAVVFSTHVMQHAERLCDRLLLLAKGAKRFEGTQEAARATLPARLDVVARQSPAGLDGVESATAKGEVGEGWTAWDVRMAPGRDPADLLQHCTMAGVPLRRFEQHRPGLHDVFLHIVGSAEARA; encoded by the coding sequence ATGCAACATGCCCTGCGCCTCGACGGCGTGGTGAAACGGTTCGGCGCGATGACGGCGGTCGACCATCTGAGCTTCGCCGTCGCGCCGGGGGAGGTGTTCGGCTTTCTCGGCGGGAACGGGGCGGGCAAGACGACGTCGCTGCGCATGGTGCTCGACATCATCCGTCCCGATGCGGGCAGTATCGAGGTGCTGGGCAAGCCGCCGGGGCGGGAATCGAGCCGGCATCTGGGCTTCCTGCCCGAGGAACGCGGGCTGTACCGCTCGATGACCGCGCTGGAGACGGTGGTCTATTTCGGGCGGCTGAAGGGGATGACCGCCGGTGACGCGCGCGCCAAGGGCCGCGAGCTGCTCGACCGCTTCGGCCTCGGCGCGAACCTCAAGACCGGGGTCGACAAATTGTCGAAGGGCATGGCGCAGAAGGTGCAGCTGGCGACCGCGGTCATCAACGCCCCCCGGCTGCTGATCCTCGACGAGCCGTTTTCGGGCCTCGACCCGGTCAATCAGGGGCTGCTGGAGGACGAAATCCTGAACGCGGCGAAGGGCGGGGCGGCGGTCGTGTTTTCGACCCATGTCATGCAGCATGCCGAACGGCTGTGCGACCGGCTGCTGCTGCTGGCCAAGGGTGCGAAGCGGTTCGAGGGTACGCAGGAGGCGGCGCGCGCAACGCTGCCCGCAAGGCTCGACGTGGTGGCGCGCCAGTCGCCCGCCGGGCTGGACGGGGTCGAGTCCGCCACCGCGAAGGGCGAGGTGGGCGAGGGCTGGACCGCGTGGGACGTGCGGATGGCGCCGGGGCGCGATCCCGCCGACCTGCTGCAGCACTGCACCATGGCGGGCGTGCCGCTGCGGCGGTTCGAACAGCATCGACCCGGGCTGCACGACGTCTTTCTCCATATCGTAGGTTCGGCGGAGGCCCGCGCATGA
- a CDS encoding fatty acid desaturase yields the protein MAHQVRPIEWPTVLLAAAIYGGWLALTAAHATLPLPLLALLGGWFVAWHGSLQHETIHGHPTRWRWVNSLIGGVPLSLWLPYGAYRRTHEAHHRSPHPTHPAHDPESRYVAGGEVVAALARIRATLIGQLLVGPVAAIALFLLNEARRLRRDPAATLREWGPHLIGVALVLGWLHHVALPLGTYALCFVLPGQAASLLRGFAEHRADAPGPSRAATVVSRGPLALLFLNNNLHAAHHAVPAAPWYRLPAIERARTQRTEPRYAGYREIWRRFALRPHDTVRHPALREGAHG from the coding sequence ATGGCGCACCAAGTCAGACCGATCGAATGGCCCACCGTCCTCCTCGCTGCAGCGATCTACGGCGGGTGGCTCGCGCTGACCGCCGCGCACGCCACACTCCCCCTGCCCCTCCTCGCGCTGCTCGGCGGGTGGTTCGTCGCATGGCACGGGTCGTTGCAGCATGAGACGATCCACGGCCACCCGACGCGCTGGCGTTGGGTCAACAGCCTGATCGGCGGCGTGCCGCTGTCGCTGTGGCTACCCTATGGCGCCTATCGCCGGACGCATGAGGCGCATCACCGATCGCCTCATCCGACCCACCCGGCGCATGATCCCGAGTCGCGCTATGTCGCGGGCGGCGAGGTTGTCGCGGCGCTTGCCCGCATCCGTGCGACGTTAATCGGGCAGTTGCTGGTCGGGCCGGTCGCCGCGATCGCGCTGTTCCTGCTGAACGAGGCACGGCGACTGCGACGCGATCCCGCCGCGACGCTTCGCGAATGGGGGCCGCACCTGATCGGCGTCGCGCTGGTGCTGGGCTGGCTGCACCATGTCGCGCTGCCGCTTGGCACCTATGCGCTGTGCTTCGTGCTGCCCGGGCAGGCGGCCTCGTTGCTGCGCGGCTTTGCCGAACACCGCGCCGACGCCCCCGGCCCGTCGCGAGCGGCGACCGTCGTGTCGCGCGGGCCGCTGGCGCTGCTGTTCCTGAACAACAATCTCCACGCCGCGCACCATGCCGTGCCCGCCGCCCCCTGGTATCGCCTGCCCGCGATCGAGCGGGCGCGGACGCAGCGGACCGAGCCGCGCTATGCCGGCTATCGCGAAATCTGGCGCCGCTTTGCGCTGCGCCCGCACGATACCGTCCGCCACCCGGCGCTGCGGGAGGGTGCGCATGGATAG
- a CDS encoding phosphate/phosphite/phosphonate ABC transporter substrate-binding protein yields MDSIAWLGMYDHVAQHAANDRLWAAIRDRLRDHGLPGVPVRVTRGWSTQAVWSHPGLLLGMICTRPWAREHPQLRLIGHPAYAGTDRPGEHRSLIVVRRDDQAQALPDLRGRAVAINDCGSNSGMALLRDRIAPLAEGQPFFGRVVETGAHADSVRAVGEGRADVAAIDEVTFAALARFDPDATGRLRVLAKTDAAATPAFVTAAEPAVATLLGTVLAQVMADPDLAGTRDDLFLTGIEAPRPDLSARIAAQDMRAAALGYVQFT; encoded by the coding sequence ATGGATAGCATCGCGTGGCTCGGCATGTACGACCATGTCGCGCAGCATGCCGCCAATGACCGGCTCTGGGCCGCGATCCGCGACCGCCTGCGCGACCATGGCCTGCCGGGCGTGCCGGTGCGAGTGACGCGCGGATGGTCGACGCAGGCGGTGTGGTCGCATCCCGGGTTGTTGCTCGGCATGATCTGCACCCGCCCCTGGGCGCGGGAGCATCCGCAGCTGCGTCTCATCGGCCATCCCGCCTATGCCGGCACCGATCGACCGGGCGAGCATCGCAGCCTGATCGTCGTGCGCCGCGACGACCAGGCACAGGCGCTCCCCGACCTGCGCGGGCGGGCGGTCGCGATCAACGATTGCGGATCGAACAGCGGCATGGCGCTGCTGCGCGACCGGATCGCCCCGCTGGCCGAGGGGCAGCCCTTCTTCGGAAGGGTGGTCGAGACCGGCGCCCATGCCGACAGCGTCCGCGCGGTCGGCGAAGGCCGCGCCGATGTCGCTGCGATCGACGAAGTGACCTTCGCCGCGCTCGCCCGGTTCGATCCCGATGCGACCGGGCGGTTGCGGGTGCTGGCGAAGACCGATGCCGCCGCCACGCCCGCCTTCGTCACCGCCGCCGAACCGGCGGTCGCGACGTTGCTCGGCACGGTCTTGGCGCAGGTGATGGCCGATCCCGACCTTGCCGGGACGCGGGACGATCTGTTCCTGACGGGGATCGAGGCGCCCCGCCCCGACCTGTCGGCGCGGATTGCCGCACAAGATATGCGAGCGGCGGCGCTCGGTTATGTGCAATTTACCTAA
- a CDS encoding sensor histidine kinase, with translation MIGAAKAFVRRHWPRLRLRTILLATFVFVAALPGVGALFLRVYENSLLRQTETELVAQSAALAAVAARDWPGGEGAGIVRGGYASDLDLRLSRILPERPAPVAMPGADRRSLAWAGEVAPVLAMTAATTLASIQLLDPQGRIVARGPAGTGYPGLPEVQAAREGRAVTTLRRNGAYRQHYPLEWLSRASDLRIHHARPVIVGGRVVGVLLLARSPRSLFVGLYEDRGKIAFGIVAIFVTLVALSGLLSRGIVRPVEALRDATRAVAGGGGSVPEPPPTAAIEIQALYRDFGAMAEAIAHRSRYLRDFAHAVSHEFKTPLAGIRGAVELLQDHGDMGLDDRARFLSNIAADADRLNLLVSRLLELARADMATREAGVATDLSDVLAQAADASVLAVTVPDEPLPRVAVPRGVVETALSTLIDNSRHAGAGRVDIAAAVEGAVVVLSIADDGPGIAPGDRDRVFEPFFTTRRADGGTGLGLAILRSLLEAHRGEIALVEGRGAVFRLCLPVAPTPSPRA, from the coding sequence ATGATCGGCGCCGCGAAGGCGTTCGTGCGGCGGCATTGGCCCCGGCTGCGGCTGCGCACGATATTGCTCGCGACCTTCGTGTTCGTCGCGGCGTTGCCCGGCGTCGGGGCGCTGTTCCTGCGGGTTTATGAAAACAGCCTCCTGCGCCAGACCGAGACCGAGCTGGTGGCGCAGAGTGCGGCGTTGGCGGCGGTGGCGGCGCGCGACTGGCCCGGCGGCGAGGGGGCGGGGATCGTGCGCGGCGGCTATGCCTCCGACCTCGACCTGCGGCTGTCGCGGATATTGCCCGAGCGGCCGGCGCCGGTGGCGATGCCGGGCGCCGACCGCCGCTCGCTCGCCTGGGCGGGGGAGGTCGCGCCGGTGCTGGCGATGACGGCGGCGACGACGCTGGCGTCGATCCAGCTGCTCGATCCGCAGGGCCGCATCGTCGCGCGCGGGCCGGCGGGGACGGGCTATCCCGGCCTGCCCGAGGTTCAGGCGGCGCGGGAGGGGCGGGCAGTGACGACGCTCCGCCGCAACGGCGCCTATCGCCAGCATTATCCGCTCGAATGGCTGAGCCGCGCGTCGGACCTGCGCATCCACCATGCCCGGCCGGTCATCGTTGGCGGGCGGGTGGTCGGCGTGTTGCTACTGGCTAGATCGCCGCGTAGCCTGTTCGTCGGGCTGTACGAGGATCGCGGCAAGATCGCGTTCGGGATCGTCGCGATCTTCGTGACGCTGGTGGCGTTGAGCGGCCTGTTGTCGCGCGGGATCGTGCGCCCGGTCGAGGCGCTGCGCGATGCGACGCGGGCGGTGGCGGGCGGCGGGGGCAGCGTGCCCGAACCGCCGCCGACCGCCGCGATCGAGATCCAGGCGCTGTACCGCGATTTCGGCGCGATGGCGGAGGCGATCGCGCATCGCTCGCGCTACCTGCGCGACTTCGCCCATGCGGTCAGCCATGAATTCAAGACGCCGCTGGCGGGTATCCGCGGCGCGGTCGAGCTGTTGCAGGACCATGGCGACATGGGGCTGGACGACCGGGCGCGCTTCCTGTCGAACATCGCCGCCGATGCCGACCGGCTGAACCTGCTGGTCAGCCGGCTGCTGGAACTGGCGCGCGCCGACATGGCGACGCGCGAGGCGGGGGTGGCGACCGACCTGTCCGACGTGCTGGCGCAGGCGGCGGATGCGAGCGTGCTGGCGGTGACGGTGCCCGACGAACCGCTGCCCCGCGTCGCCGTGCCGCGCGGCGTGGTGGAGACGGCGCTCTCTACGCTGATCGACAATAGCCGGCACGCGGGGGCGGGGCGGGTGGATATCGCGGCGGCGGTCGAGGGCGCCGTGGTGGTGCTGAGCATCGCCGATGACGGGCCGGGCATCGCGCCGGGCGACCGCGACCGGGTGTTCGAACCGTTCTTCACCACGCGGCGCGCCGATGGCGGGACCGGGCTGGGGCTGGCGATCCTGCGGTCGCTGCTCGAGGCGCATCGCGGGGAGATCGCGCTGGTCGAGGGGCGGGGGGCGGTGTTTCGGTTGTGCTTGCCGGTGGCTCCCACCCCGTCACCCCGGGCTTGA
- a CDS encoding response regulator transcription factor, with amino-acid sequence MPRTILIADDDPHIRQLLAFALAKAGLESIEAGDGEAALQQAADQAPDLIILDINMPRMDGIEVCRRLRAGSDVPILFLSSRDDEIDRVLGIELGADDYVVKPFSPREVVARVMAILRRVGARPPAVESAAAPLGHGQLRLDPDGWQASWGEEPVALTVTEFGILRTLAAMPSKVFSRDAIIDRLHGPGFAITDRTIDSHVRNLRAKFAGVGANDVVETRAGVGYRLGNCGA; translated from the coding sequence ATGCCGCGCACGATCCTGATCGCCGATGACGACCCGCATATCCGCCAGCTGCTGGCCTTCGCGCTGGCCAAGGCGGGGCTGGAATCGATCGAGGCCGGTGATGGCGAGGCCGCGCTGCAACAGGCCGCCGACCAGGCGCCCGACCTGATCATACTCGACATCAACATGCCGCGCATGGACGGGATCGAGGTGTGCCGCCGGCTGCGCGCGGGCAGCGACGTGCCCATCCTGTTCCTGTCAAGCCGCGACGACGAGATCGACCGGGTGTTGGGCATCGAGCTGGGCGCCGACGATTATGTGGTGAAGCCGTTCTCGCCCCGCGAAGTGGTGGCGCGGGTTATGGCGATCCTCCGCCGGGTCGGCGCGCGACCCCCGGCGGTGGAGAGCGCCGCCGCGCCGCTCGGCCATGGCCAATTGCGGCTAGACCCCGATGGCTGGCAGGCGAGCTGGGGCGAGGAGCCGGTCGCGCTGACCGTGACCGAGTTCGGCATCTTGCGCACGCTGGCGGCGATGCCGTCGAAAGTGTTCAGCCGCGACGCGATCATCGACCGGCTGCACGGTCCGGGCTTCGCGATCACCGACCGCACGATCGACAGCCATGTGCGCAATTTGCGGGCGAAGTTCGCGGGCGTCGGGGCGAATGACGTGGTGGAGACGCGCGCCGGGGTCGGCTATCGCCTCGGCAATTGCGGGGCATGA
- a CDS encoding DUF4153 domain-containing protein, with protein sequence MRLSFLLKIAATVGLVLLFHGLFPDGFEGARVGGLAAVWLVLLVAVRRDVARSRRAWVALGGAAVFAGMLVDDPGPLPWVLFWAVLSVAALIPRVAAFDDAWRWAMRLLVQGLSTPFALPFDLRRMGGVRGRGLSPVRIAATLALPVIGGTLFLVLFAQANPLIENVFYNVALPEPWQLGLWAAVAAMAWPAFRPRAAAIRWAARLPDPEPRMPGTSLPSVLLALGLFNLLFAVQNALDIAFLWSGAGLPEGVSAADYAHRGAYPLIATALLAGVLALAMLRPGSESAGNRWARRLVTLWVAQNLVLVASSVLRTTRYIDESMLTAWRIAALLWMGLVALGLVLIAWRILRAKSARWLLNANAVAAGLVLSVCATVDLGATAAAFNVDAQRPEAVDLCYLRHVGDGALLPMIKLEQRLMDAATRERVRFIRQTLFADLLWRQTHWGSWTPRGARRLSAARAALGREVARPVDPRLRFCDGSLPNEVQS encoded by the coding sequence ATGCGCCTGAGTTTCCTGTTGAAGATCGCCGCCACCGTCGGGCTGGTGCTGCTGTTCCATGGCCTGTTCCCCGACGGGTTCGAAGGGGCGCGGGTCGGGGGACTGGCGGCGGTGTGGCTGGTCCTGCTGGTCGCGGTGCGGCGCGACGTGGCGCGCAGCCGCAGGGCATGGGTCGCGCTGGGCGGGGCGGCGGTGTTTGCGGGCATGCTGGTCGACGATCCGGGGCCGCTGCCCTGGGTACTGTTCTGGGCGGTGCTGTCGGTCGCCGCGCTGATCCCGCGGGTGGCAGCGTTCGACGATGCGTGGCGCTGGGCGATGCGGCTGCTGGTGCAGGGGTTGAGCACGCCGTTCGCGCTGCCGTTCGACCTCAGGCGGATGGGCGGCGTGCGGGGCAGGGGGCTGTCGCCGGTGCGGATCGCGGCCACGCTGGCGCTGCCGGTGATCGGCGGCACCCTGTTCCTGGTCCTGTTCGCACAGGCCAACCCGTTGATCGAGAACGTCTTTTACAATGTCGCCCTGCCCGAACCATGGCAGCTGGGACTGTGGGCGGCGGTCGCGGCGATGGCGTGGCCCGCCTTTCGTCCCCGCGCGGCGGCGATCCGCTGGGCGGCGCGGCTGCCCGATCCCGAACCGCGGATGCCGGGTACGTCGCTGCCCTCGGTCCTGCTGGCGCTCGGCCTGTTCAACCTGCTCTTTGCCGTGCAGAACGCGCTCGACATCGCGTTTCTGTGGAGCGGGGCGGGGCTGCCCGAGGGCGTGAGCGCGGCGGATTACGCCCATCGCGGGGCCTATCCGCTGATCGCCACGGCGCTGCTCGCCGGTGTGCTGGCGCTCGCCATGCTGCGCCCGGGGAGCGAGAGCGCCGGCAACCGCTGGGCGCGGCGGCTCGTGACGCTGTGGGTCGCGCAGAATCTGGTGCTGGTGGCGTCGAGCGTGCTGCGCACCACCCGCTATATCGACGAATCGATGCTGACCGCGTGGCGGATCGCGGCGCTGTTATGGATGGGGCTGGTCGCGCTGGGGCTGGTGCTGATCGCGTGGCGCATCCTGAGGGCCAAGAGCGCGCGGTGGTTGCTCAATGCCAATGCGGTCGCGGCGGGGCTGGTGCTGAGCGTCTGCGCGACCGTCGATCTGGGGGCGACGGCGGCGGCGTTTAATGTCGATGCGCAGCGGCCCGAGGCGGTCGATCTCTGCTACCTGCGGCATGTCGGCGATGGTGCGCTGCTGCCCATGATAAAGCTGGAGCAACGGCTGATGGACGCGGCGACGCGCGAGCGGGTGCGCTTCATCCGGCAGACCCTGTTCGCCGATCTGCTCTGGCGGCAGACGCATTGGGGCAGCTGGACCCCGCGGGGTGCGCGGCGGCTGTCGGCGGCGCGCGCGGCGCTGGGCCGGGAGGTTGCGCGGCCGGTCGACCCGCGCCTCCGCTTTTGCGACGGATCGCTGCCGAATGAGGTGCAATCTTGA